Proteins encoded in a region of the Terriglobales bacterium genome:
- the rlmB gene encoding 23S rRNA (guanosine(2251)-2'-O)-methyltransferase RlmB, whose protein sequence is MDVIYGIHAVAEALKSRGRAFEYVAVSRDRRDAKLQKIVEDCRSSRVPVRFVERQELDRLANRATHQGVVAVTAAKQYGDLEDLLARRRGQHAFLIVLDGVEDPHNLGAIIRTADAAGADGIILPERRAVGVTGTVAKASAGASEHLPIAKVTNISRAIEELKKENVWTVGLDERGAQSYDQLDYQMDCALVLGAEGKGLHEQVRKHCDFVVSIPMLGQMPSLNVSVAAGVVMYEIARQRRAGKK, encoded by the coding sequence ATGGACGTCATCTACGGCATTCACGCCGTCGCCGAGGCGCTGAAGTCGCGCGGCCGCGCCTTCGAGTACGTGGCCGTCTCCCGCGACCGCCGTGACGCCAAATTGCAGAAGATCGTGGAGGATTGCCGCTCCTCCCGCGTTCCAGTGCGATTCGTCGAGCGCCAGGAGCTCGACCGCCTGGCCAACCGTGCCACGCACCAGGGCGTGGTCGCGGTCACCGCCGCTAAGCAGTACGGCGACCTTGAAGATCTGCTTGCCCGCCGCCGCGGCCAACACGCGTTCCTGATCGTTCTGGACGGCGTCGAAGACCCCCACAACCTGGGCGCCATCATCCGCACCGCCGACGCCGCCGGCGCCGACGGCATCATCCTGCCCGAACGGCGCGCCGTGGGCGTCACCGGCACGGTCGCCAAGGCTTCCGCCGGGGCCAGCGAGCACCTGCCCATCGCCAAGGTCACCAACATCTCCCGCGCCATCGAGGAGTTGAAGAAAGAGAACGTCTGGACCGTGGGTCTCGACGAGCGCGGCGCCCAGAGCTACGACCAGCTCGATTACCAGATGGACTGCGCGCTGGTGCTTGGCGCCGAGGGCAAGGGCCTGCACGAGCAGGTGCGCAAGCACTGCGACTTCGTGGTGTCCATCCCCATGCTCGGCCAGATGCCGTCGCTGAACGTGTCGGTCGCCGCCGGCGTGGTCATGTACGAGATTGCCCGCCAGCGCAGGGCAGGAAAGAAGTAA
- a CDS encoding acetyl-CoA C-acetyltransferase — MYILSAVRTAIGKFGGSLLSQTAADMGVVAAKAAMERAGVEPGQVEETIFGNARQAGGGPNVARQISVRSGVPQEVPAYTVNQACASGMKTIVLGYQEILHGNMECVLAGGTESMSRLPYYLEGARWGYRLGNSELVDGMYRDGFFCPMAKMVMGETAEILAQQYKIGREEQDQYALCSQQRAERAINSGRFDDEIVPVVMESKKGATTFAKDEHPFLGASLEKMAKLPPAFDKKTGTITAGNASGITDGAAAVVVAGEAFVKQHNLKPLARILGATSVGVDPKTMGIGPVPAVRKLEKQTGLKLEQFDVVELNEAFAAQVLACDRELHFDHTKLNVNGGAVALGHPIGCTGTRITVTLLHEMMKRKAQRGLATLCVSGGMGMALALERVE; from the coding sequence GTGTACATCCTTTCGGCGGTGCGTACGGCGATCGGGAAGTTCGGCGGCTCGCTGCTGTCGCAGACTGCGGCGGACATGGGCGTGGTCGCCGCCAAGGCAGCGATGGAGCGCGCCGGGGTCGAGCCCGGCCAGGTCGAAGAGACCATCTTCGGCAACGCGCGGCAGGCGGGCGGCGGGCCCAACGTGGCCCGGCAGATCTCCGTCCGTAGCGGCGTGCCGCAGGAGGTCCCGGCCTACACCGTGAACCAGGCGTGCGCCTCGGGCATGAAGACCATCGTCCTCGGCTACCAGGAGATCCTGCACGGCAACATGGAGTGCGTGCTGGCCGGGGGCACCGAATCCATGTCGCGGCTTCCCTACTACCTGGAGGGCGCGCGCTGGGGGTACCGGCTGGGCAACAGCGAGCTGGTGGACGGCATGTATCGCGACGGCTTCTTCTGCCCCATGGCCAAGATGGTGATGGGCGAGACCGCCGAGATCCTGGCCCAGCAGTACAAGATCGGCCGCGAGGAACAGGACCAGTACGCGCTGTGCTCGCAGCAGCGGGCCGAGCGCGCCATCAACTCCGGGCGCTTCGACGATGAGATCGTGCCGGTGGTGATGGAGAGCAAGAAGGGGGCAACCACCTTCGCCAAGGACGAGCACCCGTTCCTGGGCGCGTCGCTGGAGAAGATGGCGAAGCTGCCGCCCGCCTTCGACAAGAAGACCGGAACCATCACCGCGGGCAACGCCTCGGGCATCACCGACGGGGCGGCGGCGGTAGTGGTGGCGGGAGAGGCGTTCGTGAAGCAGCACAACCTGAAGCCGCTGGCCCGGATCCTGGGCGCGACCTCGGTCGGCGTGGACCCGAAGACCATGGGCATCGGGCCGGTGCCCGCGGTCAGGAAACTGGAGAAGCAAACGGGGTTGAAGTTGGAGCAGTTCGACGTGGTCGAATTGAACGAGGCCTTCGCCGCTCAGGTGCTGGCCTGCGACCGCGAACTGCATTTCGACCATACCAAGCTGAACGTAAATGGCGGGGCGGTCGCGCTGGGGCATCCCATCGGCTGCACGGGCACCCGTATCACCGTGACGTTGCTGCACGAGATGATGAAGCGCAAAGCGCAGCGTGGCCTGGCGACGCTGTGCGTGAGCGGCGGGATGGGCATGGCGCTGGCGCTGGAGCGGGTCGAGTAA
- a CDS encoding LytTR family DNA-binding domain-containing protein translates to MSLSAVIVDDEQLARDELAYLLKSVDGVDIVAQGKNGVEAVNLIKEHAPDLVFLDVQMPGLDGFGVIKKLLDKKVSMPQIIFATAFDQYAVKAFEVNAVDYLLKPFDKKRVAQSVQKARQRIQSPATPTDKLETLVRMLEQQRPSASKVLLKAAGRLFLVDQKDICYASIEDGVITVFTAQMEGQSNCRTLEELLDSLDPNHFWRAHRSYLVNINRIKEVVPWFKSSYQLRMDDKKQSEIPVSRAQTKRLRELFGL, encoded by the coding sequence ATGTCGCTTTCCGCAGTGATCGTGGATGATGAGCAGCTGGCGCGGGACGAGCTCGCCTACCTGCTGAAGTCGGTGGACGGCGTGGATATTGTCGCCCAGGGCAAGAACGGGGTGGAGGCGGTGAACCTGATCAAGGAGCACGCGCCCGACCTGGTCTTCCTGGACGTGCAGATGCCGGGGCTGGACGGCTTCGGCGTCATCAAGAAGCTGCTGGACAAGAAGGTCTCGATGCCGCAGATCATCTTCGCCACCGCCTTCGACCAATATGCGGTGAAGGCCTTCGAGGTCAATGCCGTCGATTACCTGCTCAAGCCATTCGACAAGAAGCGGGTGGCGCAGTCGGTGCAGAAGGCCAGGCAGCGCATCCAGAGCCCGGCCACGCCTACCGACAAGCTGGAAACCCTAGTTAGGATGCTGGAGCAGCAGAGGCCCAGCGCCTCCAAGGTGTTGCTCAAGGCCGCGGGGCGGCTGTTCCTGGTGGACCAGAAGGACATCTGCTACGCCTCGATCGAGGACGGCGTGATCACCGTCTTCACCGCGCAGATGGAAGGGCAGTCGAACTGCCGGACGCTGGAGGAACTGCTGGATTCGCTCGATCCCAACCATTTCTGGCGGGCACACCGGTCGTACCTGGTGAACATCAACCGCATCAAAGAAGTCGTGCCCTGGTTCAAGAGTTCGTACCAGCTGCGCATGGACGACAAGAAGCAATCGGAGATCCCGGTGAGCCGGGCCCAGACCAAGCGCCTGCGGGAGCTGTTCGGGCTGTGA
- the purS gene encoding phosphoribosylformylglycinamidine synthase subunit PurS, with amino-acid sequence MKAYVYVSLKKTVLDPQGKTIHGALKKMGYGDVNDVRQGKFFEITLANGDREAAKNEVERIAREVLTNPVIEEFRYSLEE; translated from the coding sequence ATGAAAGCCTACGTTTACGTCTCTCTCAAGAAGACCGTGCTCGATCCGCAGGGCAAGACCATCCACGGCGCGCTCAAGAAGATGGGCTATGGAGACGTCAATGACGTCCGCCAGGGCAAGTTTTTCGAGATCACGCTGGCCAACGGCGACCGGGAGGCGGCCAAGAACGAGGTGGAGCGCATCGCCCGCGAGGTGCTCACCAACCCGGTGATCGAGGAGTTCCGCTACTCGCTGGAAGAGTAG
- the glmS gene encoding glutamine--fructose-6-phosphate transaminase (isomerizing), with product MCGIVGYVGKKRVVPVIVDGLRRLEYRGYDSAGIAVAGNGDGLQVRRAEGKLRNLEEAIRLKPLDGTYGIGHTRWATHGRPTEENAHPHRDCSGRIVVVHNGIIENYLQLKKQLIAEGHKFTTETDTEVIAHLVEKHHYAPDGSKQVSLEEAVRRTAKLLTGVFAMAIIASDERDKIVAARNGPPAVIGLGKDEYFVASDVPAILYHTRDLFFLADGDLAVITPGGVQLTDFDGKPVQRQVQHVTWDPIMAEKGGFKHFMLKEIYEQPRAVRDTTLGRVSLDSGRIFLEEMEISDADFQNCGKVNIAACGTSWHAGQAGKFMIERLARVPVEVDYASEWRYRDPLVDPDHLTVLISQSGETADTIAAQREAKAKGSKTLAICNVVGSMIPREAAGTIYTHAGPEIGVASTKAFTAQLTALFLLALHMAEKRNTVTADCAKKLITELTRIPGKLEMLLTRDEETEDLAKEYSRAQDFLFLGRGIHYPIALEGALKLKEISYIHAEGYPAGEMKHGPNALIDENLPVVVIATRDGETPESVTRYEKTLSNIKEVKARSGKVIALATDGDEEIRESVDNVVYIPPAPELLSPILEVVPLQLLAYHIAVRRGCDVDQPRNLAKSVTVE from the coding sequence GTGTGTGGAATCGTTGGCTATGTAGGTAAGAAACGGGTGGTGCCGGTGATCGTGGACGGGCTGCGGCGGCTGGAGTACCGCGGCTACGACTCGGCGGGCATCGCGGTGGCCGGCAACGGCGACGGCCTGCAGGTGCGCCGCGCCGAAGGCAAGCTGCGCAACCTGGAAGAGGCCATCCGTCTGAAGCCGCTCGACGGCACCTACGGCATCGGGCACACCCGCTGGGCGACCCACGGGCGTCCGACCGAGGAGAACGCCCACCCCCACCGCGATTGCAGTGGCCGCATCGTGGTGGTGCACAACGGGATCATCGAGAACTACCTCCAGCTCAAGAAGCAGCTCATCGCCGAAGGCCACAAGTTCACCACCGAGACCGACACCGAGGTGATCGCCCACCTGGTCGAGAAGCACCACTATGCCCCGGACGGGAGCAAGCAGGTCTCCCTGGAAGAGGCGGTGCGCCGGACGGCAAAGCTGCTCACCGGCGTCTTCGCCATGGCCATCATCGCCTCCGACGAGCGCGACAAGATCGTGGCCGCGCGCAATGGGCCCCCCGCGGTCATCGGGCTGGGCAAGGACGAGTACTTCGTGGCCTCCGACGTGCCCGCCATCCTCTACCACACCCGCGACCTGTTCTTCCTGGCCGACGGCGACCTGGCGGTGATCACGCCCGGCGGAGTGCAGCTCACCGACTTCGACGGCAAGCCGGTGCAGCGCCAGGTGCAGCACGTCACCTGGGACCCCATCATGGCGGAGAAGGGCGGCTTCAAGCATTTCATGCTCAAGGAGATCTACGAGCAGCCCCGGGCCGTGCGCGATACCACCCTGGGACGCGTCTCCCTGGACAGCGGCAGGATCTTCCTGGAGGAGATGGAAATCAGTGACGCCGATTTCCAGAACTGCGGGAAAGTCAACATCGCGGCCTGCGGCACCAGCTGGCACGCCGGCCAGGCGGGCAAGTTCATGATCGAGCGCCTGGCGCGCGTCCCGGTGGAGGTGGATTACGCCAGCGAGTGGCGCTATCGCGACCCGCTGGTCGATCCCGACCACCTCACCGTGCTGATCTCGCAATCGGGCGAGACCGCCGACACCATCGCCGCCCAGCGCGAGGCCAAAGCCAAGGGCTCGAAGACCCTGGCCATCTGCAACGTGGTGGGCAGCATGATCCCGCGCGAGGCCGCCGGCACCATCTACACCCACGCCGGGCCGGAGATCGGCGTGGCCTCCACCAAGGCCTTCACCGCCCAGCTCACCGCCCTCTTCCTGCTGGCGCTGCATATGGCGGAGAAGCGGAACACCGTCACCGCCGACTGCGCCAAGAAGCTGATCACCGAACTGACACGCATCCCGGGCAAGCTGGAAATGCTCCTCACCCGCGATGAGGAGACGGAGGACCTGGCCAAGGAGTACTCGCGGGCGCAGGATTTCCTCTTCCTGGGCCGCGGCATCCACTATCCCATCGCCCTGGAAGGCGCGCTCAAGCTGAAGGAGATCTCCTACATCCACGCCGAAGGCTATCCCGCGGGCGAGATGAAGCACGGTCCCAACGCGCTCATCGACGAGAACTTGCCGGTGGTGGTCATCGCCACGCGCGATGGCGAAACCCCGGAATCGGTGACCCGCTACGAGAAGACGCTCTCCAACATCAAGGAAGTGAAGGCGCGGTCCGGCAAGGTGATCGCTCTGGCCACCGACGGCGACGAAGAGATCCGCGAGTCGGTGGACAACGTGGTCTACATCCCTCCGGCGCCCGAGTTGCTGTCGCCCATCCTGGAGGTCGTGCCCTTGCAGCTGCTGGCGTACCATATCGCCGTCCGCCGCGGCTGCGACGTGGACCAGCCACGCAATCTGGCGAAGTCAGTGACGGTGGAATAG